A window of Haloarchaeobius litoreus contains these coding sequences:
- a CDS encoding DUF7521 family protein: protein MTTHWELALVGVRLLLLVMGLATTAISFRAYRRAGTRYLRDATVGFGLITLGVLIEGFLYQFTGLTLTQVHVAESVAIVLGLAVLLRSFLD, encoded by the coding sequence GTGACCACCCACTGGGAGCTCGCGCTGGTCGGCGTCCGTCTCCTGCTGCTCGTGATGGGTCTCGCGACGACCGCGATCAGCTTCCGCGCGTACCGCCGAGCAGGCACTCGATACCTCCGTGACGCCACGGTCGGATTCGGACTCATCACGCTCGGTGTTCTCATCGAGGGCTTCCTCTACCAGTTCACCGGACTGACGCTCACGCAGGTCCACGTCGCCGAATCCGTGGCTATCGTCCTCGGACTCGCCGTCCTCCTCCGCTCGTTCCTCGACTGA
- a CDS encoding cation:proton antiporter domain-containing protein produces the protein MSVAIDIIRIVITIMGIGVAAQVLADRLQVPSVLFLIVSGVLVGPEGLGLVDPDIFGDALPAIVGLSVAIIVFEGAFHLHVNRLREAPTETLRLVTLGALLSLVGTAVIVRFALSTSWDVALLVGALLVATGPTVITPIMDVVPVRERVATTLETEGVVNDVTAAILALVMFEYVLLGSSGLPTLVQKFTVRLGLGILVGCAVAAVVWYLLNHVSLSVENAPQNARLIVLIAAIGMYGLAEIVATEVGIAGELGSESGIAAVAAGGFVLGNVPLPYREQIEQFKGDITLIVLTFVFISLASLLTLDDFLALGLGGVVAVVAIAGVVRPALVLLCTVGDRFTVEERLYLSAIGPRGIIPASVATLFALELRPQNPEAATTLVGAVFLVIFATVVFEGGLARHIAQRLNVIPMRAIIVGGGRVGRALAERLEDRGEEVLILDTDEEAVERLRRDGFSVRHGDGTQREVLEKAGADNAKVIAAATANDEGNLLIGQLAKNRFDVDTVVARVNSPDNVEAFENLDIEAISSGMSIAWSMDNVIERPGIARWMTELDREGDVQEVEVTTDRIVGMSVSELQAALPEDCHLALITRDENNRLPHADDIVTHGDHLTFIGRKEAVREALEYCNSSNLS, from the coding sequence ATGAGTGTGGCCATCGACATCATCCGGATCGTCATCACCATCATGGGTATCGGGGTCGCGGCCCAGGTGCTCGCGGACCGTCTGCAGGTCCCGAGTGTCCTCTTTCTCATCGTCTCCGGGGTACTCGTCGGGCCCGAGGGACTGGGGCTGGTCGACCCCGACATCTTCGGCGACGCACTGCCGGCCATCGTCGGCCTGAGCGTGGCGATCATCGTCTTCGAGGGGGCGTTCCATCTGCACGTGAACCGGCTGCGGGAGGCACCGACCGAGACGCTCCGACTGGTCACGCTCGGGGCGCTGCTCTCACTGGTCGGGACGGCGGTGATCGTTCGGTTCGCACTCAGCACGTCGTGGGACGTGGCGCTCCTGGTCGGGGCGCTCCTGGTCGCGACCGGCCCCACCGTGATAACGCCGATCATGGACGTCGTTCCGGTCCGTGAACGGGTCGCGACCACGCTGGAGACCGAAGGAGTCGTCAACGACGTGACCGCCGCCATCCTCGCGCTCGTGATGTTCGAGTACGTGCTCCTCGGGTCGAGCGGCCTCCCGACGCTCGTCCAGAAGTTCACGGTGCGGCTCGGCCTCGGTATCCTCGTCGGCTGTGCCGTCGCTGCCGTCGTCTGGTACCTCCTCAACCACGTGAGCCTCTCGGTCGAGAACGCACCACAGAACGCTCGCCTCATCGTCCTCATCGCGGCGATAGGGATGTACGGGCTCGCCGAGATCGTCGCCACGGAGGTCGGTATCGCGGGCGAGCTCGGCTCCGAGTCCGGAATCGCAGCCGTCGCCGCAGGCGGGTTCGTCCTCGGGAACGTCCCGCTCCCGTATCGAGAACAGATCGAGCAGTTCAAAGGCGACATCACGCTCATCGTCCTCACGTTCGTGTTCATCTCGCTGGCGTCGTTGCTGACGCTCGACGACTTCCTCGCCCTCGGCCTCGGCGGGGTCGTCGCCGTCGTCGCCATCGCGGGGGTCGTCCGGCCCGCACTCGTGTTGCTCTGTACGGTCGGTGACCGGTTCACCGTCGAGGAGCGTCTCTACCTGAGTGCGATCGGCCCACGCGGCATCATTCCCGCGAGCGTCGCGACGCTGTTCGCACTCGAGCTCCGACCACAGAACCCCGAAGCCGCGACCACGCTCGTCGGGGCGGTGTTCCTGGTGATCTTCGCGACCGTGGTGTTTGAAGGCGGACTGGCTCGTCATATCGCACAGAGACTGAACGTGATTCCGATGCGAGCGATCATCGTCGGCGGCGGTCGTGTGGGTCGCGCCCTCGCGGAACGACTCGAGGACCGGGGAGAGGAGGTCCTGATACTCGACACCGACGAGGAGGCAGTCGAACGACTCCGGCGCGATGGGTTCTCCGTCCGCCATGGAGACGGAACACAGCGGGAGGTGCTCGAGAAGGCGGGCGCTGACAACGCCAAGGTGATCGCGGCAGCGACGGCGAACGACGAAGGCAACCTGCTCATCGGCCAGCTCGCCAAGAACAGGTTCGACGTCGACACCGTCGTCGCACGCGTCAACAGCCCCGACAACGTGGAGGCGTTCGAGAACCTCGACATCGAAGCGATCTCGAGCGGGATGTCCATCGCGTGGTCGATGGACAACGTCATCGAGCGGCCCGGCATCGCCCGCTGGATGACCGAACTGGACCGGGAAGGCGACGTCCAGGAGGTCGAGGTGACGACGGACCGGATCGTCGGGATGTCGGTCTCGGAGCTGCAGGCAGCGCTCCCCGAGGACTGTCACCTCGCGCTCATCACGAGAGACGAGAACAATCGACTGCCGCACGCGGACGATATCGTGACACACGGCGACCACCTGACGTTCATCGGACGAAAGGAGGCCGTTCGGGAGGCGCTCGAGTACTGCAACTCCTCGAATCTATCCTGA
- a CDS encoding helix-turn-helix domain-containing protein: protein MSNDEHSDEVLELLGQQRVRQILAATSSEPRSAKELGEECDVALSTIYRRVEDMIEGDLLVERTRIESDGSHHSVYEANIDHLDVDIEDGIIDVHIHVREDAAQRFSRIWNDIRES, encoded by the coding sequence GTGTCCAACGACGAACACTCCGACGAGGTCCTGGAGCTGCTCGGGCAACAGCGAGTCCGGCAGATACTGGCCGCGACGAGCAGCGAGCCCCGGTCGGCGAAGGAGCTCGGCGAAGAGTGTGACGTCGCCCTCTCGACGATCTACCGCCGGGTCGAGGACATGATCGAGGGCGACCTGCTCGTCGAGCGGACACGGATCGAATCGGACGGGAGCCATCACAGCGTCTACGAGGCGAACATCGACCACCTCGACGTCGATATCGAGGACGGCATCATCGACGTCCACATCCACGTCCGTGAGGACGCCGCCCAACGGTTCTCGCGCATCTGGAACGACATCCGGGAGAGCTGA
- a CDS encoding winged helix-turn-helix transcriptional regulator: protein MSDQDETAAGTDRTDTESPRCYCPLGGVMDLLSRKYAMQLVCVVGALGPVRYGEVADAFGDVSSSTLSTRLDELVAAGYLSREQYAEIPPRVEYELTDDGRELCERLEPLLEWAERRDQLP, encoded by the coding sequence ATGTCAGACCAGGACGAGACGGCGGCCGGAACCGACCGTACCGACACCGAGAGCCCCCGCTGTTACTGTCCGCTCGGGGGTGTGATGGACCTGCTCAGCCGAAAGTACGCGATGCAGCTCGTCTGCGTCGTCGGTGCCCTCGGCCCGGTCCGCTACGGCGAGGTCGCGGACGCCTTCGGCGACGTGAGTAGCTCGACGCTGTCGACGCGGCTCGACGAGCTCGTCGCGGCGGGCTACCTCTCGCGCGAGCAGTACGCCGAGATCCCGCCGCGCGTCGAGTACGAGCTCACGGACGACGGCAGGGAGCTGTGCGAGCGGCTGGAGCCGCTGCTCGAGTGGGCCGAACGCCGGGACCAGCTCCCCTGA
- a CDS encoding halocyanin domain-containing protein, whose protein sequence is MSRHCSRRTAVRSACVVLAGSVAGCLGGDSTDAGTDQPEPTTAPPATTTAPATTAAGTETASQPTVESFLSETSNFDGVVDRTGSDAVGVDVGVEANGAFYGFGPAAVRVDQGTTVTWTWTGQGSTHNVVARHGATFASEQTSEEGHTFEQVFDESGTVLYVCEPHEGVGMKGAVVVE, encoded by the coding sequence ATGAGCCGACACTGTAGCCGCCGCACGGCCGTTCGGAGCGCCTGTGTCGTCCTCGCCGGGAGCGTCGCCGGCTGTCTCGGCGGCGACTCGACCGACGCGGGAACGGACCAGCCCGAGCCGACGACCGCGCCCCCGGCGACGACGACCGCGCCGGCGACGACCGCCGCCGGGACCGAGACCGCCAGCCAGCCGACGGTCGAATCGTTCCTCTCGGAGACGAGCAACTTCGACGGTGTCGTCGACCGGACGGGCAGCGACGCCGTCGGCGTCGACGTCGGCGTCGAGGCCAACGGTGCCTTCTACGGGTTCGGCCCGGCCGCCGTCCGTGTCGACCAGGGGACCACCGTCACCTGGACGTGGACCGGACAGGGCAGCACACACAACGTCGTCGCCAGACACGGCGCGACGTTCGCGAGCGAACAGACCAGCGAGGAGGGCCACACCTTCGAGCAGGTCTTCGACGAGTCGGGGACCGTGCTGTACGTCTGTGAGCCCCACGAGGGCGTCGGCATGAAGGGGGCTGTCGTCGTCGAGTGA
- a CDS encoding DUF4188 domain-containing protein yields the protein MHDRRMTAEMDEPFVVFLIGMRINSRWKLHRWLPVALAMPRMLRELESTADSGLLHYETTVNTRTVVMVQYWDSFEHLRKYARDIEQEHLPAWVEYDQSSGSTGDVGIFHETYRVDPDDCETVYNNMPAFGLGAAGTLEPAEGSRETAAKRLGIADDELPNTGADSPGRRD from the coding sequence ATGCACGACCGCCGGATGACCGCGGAGATGGACGAACCGTTCGTCGTGTTCCTCATCGGGATGCGTATCAACAGCCGCTGGAAGCTCCACCGGTGGCTGCCGGTCGCACTGGCGATGCCGCGGATGCTCCGGGAGCTCGAATCCACGGCGGACTCGGGCCTGCTGCACTACGAGACCACGGTCAACACGCGGACGGTCGTGATGGTTCAGTACTGGGACTCGTTCGAGCACCTCCGCAAGTACGCCCGCGACATCGAGCAGGAGCATCTGCCGGCGTGGGTGGAGTACGACCAGTCGAGCGGGTCGACCGGCGACGTGGGCATCTTCCACGAGACGTACCGGGTCGACCCCGACGACTGCGAGACCGTCTACAACAACATGCCGGCGTTCGGACTCGGCGCCGCCGGGACGCTCGAACCGGCCGAGGGCTCGCGAGAGACCGCCGCGAAGCGACTCGGGATTGCGGACGACGAGTTGCCGAACACCGGCGCGGACAGTCCCGGTCGTCGCGACTGA
- a CDS encoding cupredoxin domain-containing protein, producing the protein MSHPQLTRRKLLEGTAGLSVAGLAGCLGASSEASPPAGGTQSDEHAGEDDQPGHGDEAHGHDTVSEPRASREVEVNTARSEGSTEYHFDPHVTWVEPGGTVTWTLESGTHTATAYHPGNDQPRLVPEGTAAWDSGTMSEEGETFEHTFETEGVYHYLCTPHEQFGMMATVIVGEPHLEDQQALQMMPDDKPEEVHGKLEELNTMVREIMGAGHEDDGHGHDDGTHTEA; encoded by the coding sequence ATGAGCCACCCACAACTCACGCGACGGAAACTGCTCGAAGGAACCGCCGGCCTGTCGGTTGCCGGTCTGGCCGGCTGTCTCGGCGCGTCGAGCGAAGCCAGCCCGCCAGCTGGAGGGACGCAGTCGGACGAACACGCGGGGGAGGACGACCAGCCCGGGCACGGGGACGAAGCGCACGGCCACGACACGGTGAGCGAGCCCAGAGCGTCGCGCGAGGTGGAGGTCAACACGGCCCGCTCCGAGGGCTCGACCGAGTACCACTTCGACCCGCACGTCACGTGGGTCGAGCCCGGTGGAACGGTCACGTGGACCCTCGAGAGCGGCACGCACACCGCGACCGCGTACCATCCGGGCAACGACCAGCCGCGACTCGTCCCCGAGGGGACGGCGGCCTGGGACAGTGGAACGATGTCGGAGGAGGGCGAGACGTTCGAGCACACCTTCGAGACCGAGGGCGTCTACCACTACCTCTGTACGCCCCACGAACAGTTCGGGATGATGGCGACCGTCATCGTGGGTGAGCCGCACCTCGAGGACCAGCAGGCACTCCAGATGATGCCGGACGACAAGCCCGAGGAGGTGCACGGGAAGCTCGAGGAGCTCAACACGATGGTCCGGGAGATCATGGGTGCGGGCCACGAGGACGACGGCCACGGCCACGACGACGGCACCCACACCGAAGCGTAG
- a CDS encoding methylated-DNA--[protein]-cysteine S-methyltransferase: MHVSILGSTVEIDETAIAEPADAVREQVREYERGERESFDLTVATPETMTGDVMAAMTDIPYGETRTYGELAADLDTAPVAVGQACGRNPVPIVVPCHRVVGSDGGLRGYSGGDGVETKRQLLEFEQGTTQTRFSTEP; this comes from the coding sequence ATGCACGTCTCCATCCTCGGAAGCACCGTCGAGATAGACGAGACCGCCATCGCCGAACCGGCCGACGCCGTCCGCGAGCAGGTCCGCGAGTACGAGCGGGGCGAGCGCGAGTCGTTCGACCTGACGGTCGCAACGCCCGAGACCATGACCGGCGACGTGATGGCCGCGATGACCGACATCCCCTACGGCGAGACGCGCACGTACGGCGAGCTCGCCGCCGACCTCGACACCGCGCCCGTCGCGGTCGGGCAGGCGTGCGGGCGGAACCCCGTCCCCATCGTCGTCCCCTGCCACCGCGTCGTGGGGAGCGACGGCGGCCTCCGTGGTTACTCGGGCGGCGACGGCGTCGAAACCAAGCGTCAACTCCTCGAGTTCGAGCAGGGGACGACGCAGACACGGTTCTCGACCGAGCCGTAG
- a CDS encoding DUF7521 family protein: MHIELVIAKLVTVGLGLLITYQAYKGYRTYGSEPMRYVAIGFLFISIGSVIEGILFDVFDLSIFLAGTIQTAIVAIGMLVILYSLYGEIPQQGNEGDGT, encoded by the coding sequence ATGCACATCGAACTCGTCATCGCGAAGCTCGTCACGGTCGGACTGGGGCTGTTGATAACCTACCAGGCGTACAAAGGATACCGAACGTACGGCAGCGAGCCGATGCGCTACGTCGCCATCGGGTTCCTGTTCATCAGTATCGGCTCCGTCATCGAGGGCATCCTGTTCGACGTGTTCGACCTGTCGATATTCCTGGCGGGAACCATCCAGACAGCCATCGTCGCAATCGGCATGCTCGTCATCCTCTACTCGCTGTACGGTGAGATACCCCAGCAGGGGAACGAGGGTGATGGCACGTGA
- a CDS encoding RecQ family ATP-dependent DNA helicase — translation MNTPSEVPKAEAQALLERSIGPDAEFRPQQWDAIDGLVNWKERLLLVQRTGWGKSTVYFIATKLLRERGEGPTLIVSPLLALMRNQIQDASAQLDLDAYTIHSNNTDEWDEAKRRVVDGDCDVLLISPERLANQEFQAEVLAEMHEEFGLLVVDEAHCISDWGHDFRPDYRRIRRILQELPDHIPVAATTATANDRVVDDVTRQVPDLRVVRGDLVRESLRIQTVELDSRAERLAWLAENCGELPSSGIVYCLTTDEVELVAAWLNRQGLDVEPYHGGMDGDRRSDLEDALLANEVDALVATNALGMGFNKPDLGWVVHFQRPPNLIRYYQEIGRAGRGLDEAFAVLLSGEEDDDIAEYFIESAFPSPADFELVLGTIEEADAPLYRYEVLQRANVSWKVASKCLNILRVENAVLRVGDGFERTNKRWSYDHERIESITAQRYRELGQIQDFVASDDCLTRFVDDVLDGSLDEPCGQCANCAGDFFPRTARDEALVAAAVEHYEAESWSELSPRYYMPQREGGKTKIDEERKPADGRALCNYGDPGLGATVREQYERDGAYGDELVNAAVSHVTEVWDPDPEPAWVTAVPSLAGEGRVEDLAARIAARLEVPYVPTLAKVEATAPPAELKNSYQKRWDVEGVFEVREPVRDGPVLLVDELVDTRWTLTEAGMTLRDADSGPVYPFALAKRTRW, via the coding sequence GTGAACACGCCGTCCGAGGTTCCGAAGGCGGAGGCCCAGGCGCTGCTCGAACGGAGCATCGGTCCCGACGCCGAGTTCCGGCCCCAGCAGTGGGACGCCATCGACGGGCTCGTGAACTGGAAGGAGCGGCTCCTGCTCGTCCAGCGGACCGGCTGGGGCAAGAGCACGGTGTACTTCATCGCCACGAAGCTGCTCAGGGAGCGGGGCGAGGGCCCGACGCTCATCGTCAGCCCGCTGCTCGCGCTGATGCGCAACCAGATACAGGACGCGAGCGCACAGCTCGACCTGGACGCGTACACCATCCACTCGAACAACACCGACGAGTGGGACGAGGCGAAGCGACGCGTCGTCGACGGCGACTGCGACGTCCTGCTCATCTCGCCGGAACGCCTCGCGAACCAGGAGTTCCAGGCCGAGGTGCTCGCCGAGATGCACGAGGAGTTCGGCCTGCTGGTGGTCGACGAGGCCCACTGCATCTCGGACTGGGGGCACGACTTCCGGCCGGACTACCGGCGCATCAGGCGCATCCTGCAGGAGCTGCCGGACCACATCCCGGTGGCGGCGACGACGGCGACGGCGAACGACCGCGTCGTCGACGACGTGACCAGACAGGTGCCCGACCTGCGTGTCGTCCGGGGCGACCTCGTGCGGGAGTCGCTGCGCATCCAGACCGTCGAGCTGGACTCCCGGGCCGAGCGGCTCGCGTGGCTGGCGGAGAACTGCGGCGAGCTGCCGTCGTCGGGCATCGTCTACTGCCTGACGACGGACGAGGTCGAACTCGTCGCGGCGTGGCTGAACCGGCAGGGCCTCGACGTCGAGCCGTACCACGGCGGCATGGACGGCGACCGACGGAGCGACCTCGAGGACGCGCTGCTCGCCAACGAGGTGGACGCGCTGGTGGCGACGAACGCGCTCGGGATGGGGTTCAACAAGCCCGACCTGGGCTGGGTGGTCCACTTCCAGCGGCCGCCGAACCTCATCCGGTACTACCAGGAGATCGGCCGCGCGGGCCGCGGGCTCGACGAGGCGTTCGCCGTCCTGCTCTCCGGCGAGGAGGACGACGACATCGCGGAGTACTTCATCGAGTCCGCGTTCCCCTCGCCCGCGGACTTCGAGCTCGTGCTCGGGACCATCGAGGAGGCCGATGCGCCGCTGTACAGGTACGAGGTGCTCCAGCGCGCGAACGTCTCGTGGAAGGTCGCCTCGAAGTGCCTGAACATCCTCCGGGTCGAGAACGCGGTGCTCAGAGTCGGCGACGGCTTCGAGCGCACCAACAAGCGGTGGTCCTACGACCACGAGCGCATCGAGTCCATCACGGCCCAGCGCTACCGCGAGCTCGGACAGATACAGGACTTCGTCGCGTCCGACGACTGCCTCACGCGGTTCGTCGACGACGTGCTCGACGGCTCGCTCGACGAGCCCTGTGGCCAGTGTGCGAACTGCGCCGGGGACTTCTTCCCGCGGACCGCCCGGGACGAGGCGCTCGTCGCGGCCGCGGTCGAGCACTACGAGGCCGAGTCGTGGAGCGAGCTCTCCCCGCGCTACTACATGCCCCAGCGCGAGGGTGGGAAGACGAAGATAGACGAAGAACGCAAGCCAGCGGACGGTCGCGCCCTCTGTAACTACGGCGACCCCGGCCTCGGCGCGACGGTCCGCGAGCAGTACGAACGCGACGGAGCCTACGGCGACGAGCTGGTCAACGCCGCGGTCTCGCACGTCACGGAGGTCTGGGACCCCGATCCCGAACCTGCCTGGGTGACGGCCGTGCCGTCGCTCGCCGGGGAGGGACGGGTCGAGGACCTCGCTGCCCGTATCGCGGCGCGGCTGGAGGTCCCCTACGTCCCCACGCTGGCGAAGGTCGAGGCGACCGCGCCCCCCGCGGAGCTGAAGAACTCGTACCAGAAGCGCTGGGACGTCGAGGGCGTCTTCGAGGTGCGGGAGCCGGTTCGAGACGGCCCCGTCCTGCTGGTCGACGAGCTGGTCGACACGCGCTGGACGCTCACCGAGGCCGGGATGACGCTCCGAGACGCCGACAGCGGGCCGGTGTACCCGTTCGCGCTCGCGAAGCGGACGCGGTGGTGA
- the merB gene encoding organomercurial lyase: MSDETCSCGGSGAERPTEGTDRWVDDRPVRSALLPDDVGRVMTAFFGTGPVETFDDFVAATREGAGGALAVEDLCHVDGETPHVARAAGETYRFRCFYDGVALAYLVDEPVEIRTESPAGTGIELRVTPDGEVETSPPEAVMSFGIATDAAAVTDPTAEAVYGQVCPYVKAFPSRDSYREWAAAVDAATVGVPIAAGLPIAAAFAE, from the coding sequence ATGTCCGACGAAACCTGCAGTTGCGGTGGTTCGGGAGCCGAACGACCGACCGAAGGGACCGACAGGTGGGTGGACGACCGACCCGTACGGTCGGCACTGCTCCCCGACGACGTGGGCCGCGTGATGACCGCGTTCTTCGGCACCGGCCCCGTCGAGACGTTCGACGACTTCGTCGCGGCGACCCGCGAGGGGGCCGGTGGCGCACTCGCCGTCGAGGACCTCTGTCACGTCGACGGGGAGACGCCCCACGTCGCCCGGGCGGCCGGCGAGACGTACCGGTTCCGCTGCTTCTACGACGGGGTCGCGCTGGCGTACCTCGTGGACGAACCCGTCGAGATACGGACCGAGAGTCCGGCCGGGACCGGTATCGAACTGCGCGTGACGCCCGACGGCGAGGTCGAGACCTCGCCACCCGAGGCGGTCATGTCCTTCGGCATCGCGACCGACGCTGCCGCCGTCACCGACCCGACCGCCGAGGCGGTGTACGGGCAGGTCTGTCCGTACGTGAAGGCGTTCCCGTCCCGCGACAGCTACCGGGAGTGGGCGGCGGCCGTCGACGCGGCCACCGTGGGGGTGCCAATCGCCGCGGGGTTGCCCATCGCGGCCGCATTCGCCGAGTGA
- a CDS encoding cation:proton antiporter regulatory subunit, translating into MKVYETELPGTGVRYTLQFGDDGALVVLLHNDGDRELFWRDAADDDADRLFRVDEDDARKLSAILEGTYFHPVDEGLEDVFENARIRWVHVATAAPVAGRTVGEASIRSRTGVTVLGVRRGDETITEVDAGTAIDPDDVLICVGSEEAHDRLRALLAGAS; encoded by the coding sequence ATGAAGGTTTACGAGACGGAGCTCCCGGGAACCGGCGTGCGGTACACGCTGCAGTTCGGCGACGACGGCGCGCTCGTCGTGCTGCTCCACAACGATGGCGACCGGGAGCTGTTCTGGCGCGACGCGGCAGACGACGACGCGGACCGGCTGTTCCGGGTCGACGAGGACGACGCCCGCAAGCTCTCGGCCATCCTCGAGGGGACGTACTTCCACCCGGTCGACGAGGGGCTGGAGGACGTCTTCGAGAACGCCCGCATCAGGTGGGTCCACGTCGCCACAGCGGCCCCGGTCGCGGGCCGGACGGTCGGTGAAGCGAGCATCCGGTCCCGGACGGGCGTGACGGTGCTCGGGGTCCGCCGTGGTGACGAGACCATCACAGAGGTCGACGCCGGGACGGCCATCGACCCAGACGACGTGCTCATCTGCGTCGGCAGCGAGGAGGCCCACGACCGCCTCCGGGCACTGCTCGCCGGGGCGTCGTAA
- a CDS encoding DoxX family protein, which yields MVQQVRMTVLGREYTLDLSGKLTGYWLVFLRLLVGWWFLHEGLNKYATPGSFGAGWFLEKRGTIVSPVLNAFAGGTTEAAIDALVPLGELLIGVGLILGALTRTAAFFGAFMMFVFYFGSEHWRRGLVNGDLLGLVLFVTIIVFGAGRVWGIDSYLETTSTVRDRPWLRYLLG from the coding sequence ATGGTACAACAGGTTCGGATGACGGTGCTCGGCCGGGAGTACACGCTGGACCTGTCCGGGAAGCTGACGGGCTACTGGCTCGTCTTCCTCCGGTTGCTCGTGGGCTGGTGGTTCCTTCACGAGGGGTTGAACAAGTACGCCACGCCGGGGTCGTTCGGGGCCGGCTGGTTCCTCGAGAAGAGGGGCACGATCGTCTCGCCCGTTCTCAACGCGTTCGCGGGCGGCACGACGGAGGCAGCCATCGACGCGCTCGTCCCGCTCGGCGAGCTGCTGATCGGCGTCGGGCTGATACTGGGTGCCCTGACGCGAACGGCCGCGTTCTTCGGGGCGTTCATGATGTTCGTCTTCTATTTCGGGTCCGAACACTGGCGGCGCGGCCTCGTCAACGGCGACCTGCTGGGGCTCGTCCTGTTCGTGACGATCATCGTCTTCGGTGCCGGCCGCGTCTGGGGCATCGACTCGTACCTCGAAACGACGAGCACCGTGAGGGACAGACCATGGCTGCGGTACCTGCTCGGCTGA
- a CDS encoding universal stress protein gives MTELSTDAFPPSELTDVFERPPVRTETVLLPVGPSDGHRVADLAAMAAEAAGLLQTTVRILHVFTESRYERACEELAPAADAELSPDEAATHVEPVRGVARQLSTPLRQYGTTMDVTGRVGDDVSQEIVAAAEAVDAKRVFVGGRKRSPVGKVRNGSTAQQVLLDAPCPVTFVRDFE, from the coding sequence ATGACCGAACTCTCGACAGACGCGTTTCCACCCTCCGAGCTGACCGACGTCTTCGAACGACCGCCCGTGCGGACCGAGACGGTGCTGCTCCCCGTGGGCCCGTCCGACGGCCACCGCGTCGCGGACCTCGCGGCCATGGCCGCCGAGGCCGCCGGACTGCTGCAGACGACGGTGCGCATCCTGCACGTCTTCACCGAGTCCCGGTACGAACGAGCGTGCGAGGAACTCGCGCCCGCTGCCGACGCGGAGCTCTCGCCCGACGAGGCGGCGACGCACGTCGAGCCCGTGCGAGGGGTCGCGAGGCAGCTCTCCACGCCCCTGCGGCAGTACGGCACGACGATGGACGTCACGGGCCGGGTCGGCGACGACGTGAGCCAGGAGATCGTGGCCGCCGCCGAGGCGGTCGACGCGAAGCGGGTCTTCGTCGGCGGCCGCAAGCGGAGCCCGGTCGGGAAGGTCCGGAACGGGAGCACGGCACAGCAGGTGCTGCTCGACGCACCCTGTCCGGTGACGTTCGTCCGGGACTTCGAGTGA